Proteins from one Embleya scabrispora genomic window:
- a CDS encoding SMI1/KNR4 family protein, translated as MTVELTPRGTLSEEALRELEEKLGFALPAEYRAWLAATNGADFPVAAQLMPRGLDPEDDLYGHRTGGDRQTELLYAHGYCRDVLTLDYLPVTRLTTGIVAIKVTEPECGSLWYWSESTLDTDEEYTPEYISTHLLRRVADTFAQFLELWEIDPTSPFLDSADPERTAP; from the coding sequence TTGACCGTCGAATTGACGCCGCGAGGAACCCTCTCGGAAGAAGCCCTGCGCGAACTCGAGGAAAAACTCGGGTTCGCCCTGCCAGCCGAATACCGGGCCTGGCTCGCCGCCACCAACGGTGCCGACTTCCCGGTCGCCGCCCAGCTCATGCCGCGTGGCCTGGACCCGGAGGACGACCTCTACGGCCACCGCACCGGCGGCGATCGGCAGACCGAACTGCTCTACGCCCACGGCTATTGCCGCGACGTGCTCACTCTGGATTATCTGCCGGTCACCCGACTCACCACCGGAATCGTGGCGATCAAGGTGACCGAGCCCGAATGCGGCTCGCTCTGGTATTGGAGCGAATCGACCCTCGACACCGACGAGGAATACACCCCCGAATACATCTCGACCCACCTGCTCCGCCGGGTGGCCGATACCTTCGCCCAATTCCTGGAGCTGTGGGAGATCGATCCGACCTCCCCGTTCCTGGATTCGGCAGATCCGGAACGGACCGCGCCATGA
- a CDS encoding SMI1/KNR4 family protein encodes MTDIGAAAGDSPAAEFAGSIVDFGRTSRSRVYPDGVFVDLYGFPDFLPYARVVIEAAPIPPGLGVDEARVTDVLAANLAATGTGDPLYRDLVETATPRGWTWHHAPHARRLYLIPVDVKNAMRHHGGVATMTSVDRDRTGLWSPVEQARVPVTLHAGRQLTDVDLTHLEGKYLKYRLPDAYRALLIDNGGGPPARPAVHPRHGFVFDQQFFNLYGAYDPYDLLDVAARFTDRLTADFLAVAWVQGGALVLKTRGGDAGSVWYWDNDDRYARQGDTPEATVALLSRLADDVGTLLADELVQVPGELDEIARTAAAGGHYRPVVVDHAGAGLPADLRP; translated from the coding sequence ATGACCGATATCGGTGCCGCGGCCGGCGACTCGCCGGCCGCCGAATTCGCGGGTTCGATCGTCGATTTCGGCCGCACGTCGCGCAGTCGGGTCTACCCCGACGGGGTCTTCGTCGACCTGTACGGATTCCCGGATTTCCTGCCGTACGCGCGGGTGGTGATCGAGGCCGCGCCGATCCCGCCGGGGCTCGGTGTCGACGAGGCCCGGGTCACCGACGTACTCGCGGCCAACCTCGCGGCGACCGGCACCGGCGATCCGCTCTACCGGGACCTCGTGGAGACGGCGACCCCGCGCGGCTGGACCTGGCACCACGCGCCGCACGCGCGCCGGCTGTACCTGATCCCGGTGGACGTCAAGAACGCGATGCGCCACCACGGCGGGGTGGCCACGATGACGTCGGTCGACCGGGACCGCACCGGCCTGTGGAGCCCGGTCGAGCAGGCCCGGGTGCCGGTCACGCTGCACGCCGGCCGACAGTTGACCGACGTCGACCTGACGCACCTGGAGGGCAAGTACCTCAAGTACCGACTCCCGGACGCCTACCGGGCGTTGCTGATCGACAACGGCGGCGGTCCGCCGGCCCGCCCGGCGGTGCACCCGCGCCACGGGTTCGTGTTCGACCAGCAGTTCTTCAACCTCTACGGCGCGTACGACCCGTACGACCTGCTGGACGTGGCGGCCCGGTTCACCGACCGGTTGACCGCCGACTTCCTGGCCGTCGCGTGGGTCCAGGGCGGCGCGCTGGTGCTCAAAACCCGGGGTGGGGACGCCGGTTCGGTCTGGTACTGGGACAACGACGACCGCTACGCCCGACAGGGCGACACCCCGGAGGCGACCGTCGCGCTGCTGTCCCGGCTCGCCGACGACGTCGGCACGCTGCTGGCCGACGAGTTGGTGCAAGTGCCCGGCGAACTCGACGAGATCGCCCGCACCGCGGCCGCCGGCGGCCACTACCGACCGGTCGTCGTCGACCACGCGGGCGCGGGTCTGCCCGCCGACCTGCGTCCCTGA